From Chelatococcus sp. YT9, a single genomic window includes:
- a CDS encoding amidohydrolase family protein: MRQPLTITGKDPATGRALAIDVADGLIASIAAGPEHESVWLAPGLVDLQVNGFNGHDINGSALTVATVEALTDAMLRVGVTTFLPTIITASEEAIVAALRAIAAARAGNPRIAHAIPFVHVEGPHLSPEDGPRGAHPRAHVRPPDIEEFRRWQAASGGLVGLVTLSPHYREAPAYIRALTREGVHVAIGHTGASPAEITAAVDAGASLSTHLGNGAAATLPRHPNFIWTQLAEDRLTATFIADGHHLPGDTFRAMLRAKGLERAVLVSDAVALGGLPPGVYDQPIGGRVELTADGRLGVAGTPFLAGAVRPLADCVAQATIMGGLTLGDALKLATVNPGRFASNRGTIRVGAPADLIRFRWAPGDSTLSLEAVFVQGERRV; encoded by the coding sequence ATGAGGCAGCCTTTGACCATCACGGGCAAAGATCCCGCGACAGGCCGCGCGCTCGCCATTGACGTTGCAGACGGGCTGATAGCCTCGATCGCGGCGGGGCCGGAGCATGAGAGCGTCTGGCTCGCCCCCGGCCTCGTTGACCTGCAGGTCAACGGCTTCAACGGTCATGACATCAATGGCAGCGCGCTGACCGTCGCGACGGTCGAGGCTCTGACGGACGCCATGCTGCGGGTCGGGGTCACGACCTTTCTGCCGACGATCATCACCGCGTCCGAGGAGGCGATCGTCGCAGCGCTCCGTGCGATCGCCGCGGCGCGCGCCGGCAATCCCCGTATCGCCCATGCGATCCCCTTCGTCCATGTCGAGGGCCCTCACCTCTCGCCGGAGGACGGCCCGCGTGGGGCGCATCCGCGCGCTCACGTCCGACCGCCAGATATCGAGGAATTCCGACGTTGGCAGGCCGCGAGCGGCGGCTTGGTCGGCCTCGTGACACTATCACCGCACTATCGGGAAGCGCCGGCTTATATCCGCGCGCTGACGCGAGAGGGCGTGCATGTCGCGATAGGCCATACCGGCGCGTCTCCCGCTGAAATCACGGCGGCGGTCGATGCGGGGGCGAGCCTGTCCACCCATCTCGGGAACGGCGCGGCGGCCACTCTGCCCCGCCACCCTAATTTCATCTGGACGCAGCTTGCCGAGGATCGCCTCACCGCGACTTTCATCGCCGATGGGCACCATCTTCCTGGAGATACCTTCCGGGCCATGCTGCGCGCAAAGGGCCTGGAACGTGCGGTGCTGGTCTCGGACGCAGTCGCGCTCGGCGGCCTGCCGCCCGGCGTCTACGATCAGCCGATCGGCGGCCGTGTCGAATTGACTGCCGATGGCCGGCTTGGAGTAGCGGGTACGCCCTTCCTCGCTGGTGCGGTGCGGCCCCTCGCAGATTGCGTGGCGCAGGCGACGATCATGGGAGGCTTAACCCTCGGTGACGCCTTAAAGCTCGCAACGGTCAACCCCGGCCGCTTCGCGAGCAACCGCGGCACCATCCGGGTGGGGGCGCCCGCTGATCTCATCCGCTTCCGTTGGGCGCCGGGCGATTCAACCTTGTCGCTCGAGGCGGTCTTCGTCCAAGGAGAGCGGCGCGTCTGA
- a CDS encoding dipeptidase: MNAQTSSVLARIDADLDQSLERLFTLLRIPSISTDPAYKGDCASAAAWLKADLEALGFDATVRPTPGHPMVVAHQKEAGNGPHVLFYGHYDVQPVDPLELWSAPPFEPALREDETGARIITGRGSSDDKGQLMTFIEACRAWKAVTGALPIKVSILLEGEEESGSPSLRPFLDANRDELKADVAMICDTGMWDRETPAITTMLRGLVGEEVEITCASRDLHSGFYGGAARNPIHVLSAIVAGLHDGDGRVTLPGFYDGVPELPEEVQEQWRNLPFEESAFLGEVGLAEPAGERGRSVLEQVWSRPTCEANGITGGYTGEGFKTVIASKASSKISFRLVGQQDPDKIRAAFRAYVRSKVPADCSVTFKEHGGSPAISLPVDGEWLGRARQALGEEFGRDAALIGCGGSIPIAGDFKRMLAMDSLMIGFGLSDDRIHSPNEKYDLASFHHGIRSWARIIGAFAASRG; encoded by the coding sequence GTGAATGCTCAGACCTCTTCCGTTCTCGCGCGTATCGATGCTGATCTCGACCAGAGCCTGGAACGGCTGTTCACTCTTCTGCGCATTCCGAGCATTTCGACAGACCCGGCCTACAAGGGCGACTGTGCCAGTGCCGCAGCCTGGTTGAAGGCGGATCTCGAGGCACTCGGCTTCGATGCCACGGTCCGCCCCACACCCGGGCATCCCATGGTGGTCGCCCATCAGAAGGAGGCGGGCAACGGCCCACATGTTCTCTTCTATGGCCATTACGACGTCCAGCCGGTCGACCCCCTCGAGCTTTGGTCCGCGCCGCCGTTCGAGCCGGCCCTGCGTGAAGATGAGACAGGCGCCAGGATCATCACCGGGCGTGGTTCATCTGACGACAAAGGGCAGTTGATGACCTTCATCGAGGCCTGCAGGGCCTGGAAAGCCGTGACCGGCGCTCTGCCCATCAAGGTCAGCATCCTGCTCGAGGGCGAAGAGGAATCGGGAAGCCCCAGCTTGAGGCCATTCCTCGACGCCAATCGCGACGAGTTGAAAGCGGATGTCGCGATGATCTGCGACACGGGTATGTGGGATCGCGAGACGCCGGCAATCACGACAATGCTGCGCGGCCTTGTCGGCGAGGAGGTTGAGATCACCTGCGCGTCCCGAGACTTGCACTCCGGCTTCTATGGCGGTGCGGCGCGCAATCCCATCCATGTGCTGTCCGCAATCGTCGCTGGCCTGCATGACGGCGATGGACGCGTGACGCTGCCCGGCTTTTACGATGGGGTGCCCGAGCTGCCGGAGGAGGTTCAGGAGCAGTGGCGCAACTTGCCCTTCGAGGAGAGCGCCTTCCTCGGCGAAGTCGGGTTGGCCGAGCCGGCCGGCGAGCGCGGGCGCAGCGTTCTCGAGCAGGTCTGGTCCCGCCCGACCTGCGAAGCGAACGGCATTACGGGCGGCTATACCGGCGAAGGATTCAAGACCGTCATCGCGTCCAAGGCATCCTCCAAGATCTCGTTCCGTCTGGTCGGCCAGCAAGATCCGGACAAAATCCGCGCGGCCTTCCGCGCCTATGTCCGCAGCAAGGTGCCAGCGGATTGCAGCGTCACCTTCAAGGAACACGGGGGCAGCCCCGCTATCAGCCTGCCCGTCGACGGTGAATGGCTCGGCCGGGCGCGCCAAGCGCTCGGCGAAGAATTCGGGCGTGATGCGGCGCTGATTGGCTGCGGCGGCTCGATTCCTATCGCTGGCGACTTCAAGCGTATGTTGGCCATGGACTCCCTGATGATCGGCTTTGGCCTCAGCGATGATCGCATCCACTCACCCAACGAGAAATACGATCTCGCCAGTTTTCACCATGGGATCCGCTCCTGGGCGCGTATCATCGGCGCCTTCGCCGCGTCGCGCGGATGA
- the mog gene encoding molybdopterin adenylyltransferase: MDAEMADEAVIGVVTVSDRASQGLYEDRGGPAISTYLDHVLASPWRREARLVPDDRGTIAATLRELADDYRCALILVTGGTGPAPRDVTPEATEDVCERILPGFGEAMRTASLKEVPTAILSRQLAGTRGQSLIILLPGKPAAIDTCLNAVFAAVPYCVDLIGGPRLETRDEAIKAFRPKA; this comes from the coding sequence ATGGATGCGGAAATGGCGGACGAGGCGGTAATCGGTGTCGTGACAGTGTCGGACCGGGCAAGCCAGGGCCTCTATGAGGACAGGGGCGGGCCTGCGATCTCGACCTATCTCGACCATGTACTGGCGAGCCCTTGGCGGCGGGAGGCGAGGCTCGTGCCGGATGATCGCGGGACGATCGCCGCTACGCTGCGCGAGCTCGCGGACGATTACCGCTGCGCCCTGATTCTGGTGACGGGCGGGACCGGGCCCGCGCCCCGGGACGTGACACCCGAAGCGACCGAGGATGTGTGCGAGCGTATCCTGCCTGGCTTCGGTGAAGCGATGCGGACCGCGAGCCTCAAGGAGGTCCCGACTGCTATCCTGTCCCGCCAGCTCGCCGGCACGCGCGGGCAAAGCCTCATTATCCTGCTCCCGGGCAAGCCCGCGGCCATCGATACCTGCCTCAACGCGGTCTTCGCAGCTGTGCCATATTGTGTCGATCTGATCGGCGGACCGCGCCTCGAGACGCGCGACGAGGCGATAAAAGCCTTTCGCCCCAAGGCTTAA
- a CDS encoding YoaK family protein — protein MKERTPDGPRGGDVSGRAGQWPSLSMITALTAFAGYVDSVGYLSLAGLFLSFMSGNSTSLGASLATGNMAMVSSIAAVIGCFVAGVVVGTLLADSIPSAKTRVILAVETALVAVGLGATSGGAGFAGLMPVVTAMGMQNALHRTIVGADVGKTFVTGVLVALGQAVTRAARARKWRPEISLLALSWIAFVGGATAGGLMLAATSLLAALSLAFAVILVLAITAFCCERS, from the coding sequence ATGAAGGAGAGAACGCCGGATGGGCCCCGTGGCGGGGACGTGTCGGGCCGCGCGGGACAATGGCCTTCTCTCTCCATGATTACAGCCTTGACGGCCTTCGCGGGTTACGTGGACTCGGTGGGCTACCTCAGTCTCGCCGGCCTCTTCCTTTCCTTCATGAGCGGGAACAGCACTAGTCTCGGCGCCAGCCTGGCGACCGGCAATATGGCCATGGTGTCCTCGATCGCGGCGGTGATCGGATGTTTTGTCGCCGGCGTAGTGGTGGGGACGCTTCTCGCGGATAGCATACCCAGCGCGAAAACCCGCGTGATCCTCGCGGTGGAAACGGCGCTTGTCGCAGTCGGTCTGGGAGCGACCTCAGGAGGAGCGGGCTTCGCCGGGTTGATGCCGGTCGTGACGGCGATGGGTATGCAGAACGCGCTCCACCGCACGATCGTCGGGGCCGACGTCGGTAAGACGTTCGTCACGGGGGTACTGGTTGCGCTAGGGCAGGCTGTGACCAGGGCGGCGCGGGCACGGAAGTGGCGGCCTGAGATCAGCTTGCTGGCACTTTCCTGGATAGCGTTCGTGGGCGGCGCCACTGCGGGAGGGCTCATGCTCGCAGCCACATCCTTGCTCGCCGCGCTCTCCTTGGCGTTTGCAGTTATTCTGGTTCTGGCGATCACCGCCTTCTGCTGCGAGCGCTCGTAG
- the ada gene encoding bifunctional DNA-binding transcriptional regulator/O6-methylguanine-DNA methyltransferase Ada, which yields MGTQSDPRWQAVVSRDASADGGFVYGVKTTGVYCRPSCPARRAKPAHVTFFATGREATAAGYRPCLRCRPNDGPRGEREAAMVARACRLIEAAESPVRLERLATAVGLSPSHLHRQFKAITGVTPRAYGAAARMRRMRDELGDKQTSITAAIYDAGFASNSRFYETSNEALGMTPTRFRSGGEGAAIRFAVGECSLGSILVAATEKGVCAITLGDDPEQLVRELQDRFPKAEMIGGDQAFEAMVAKVVGFVEAPALGLDLPLDVRGTAFQQRVWDVLRTIPVGQTASYAEIAERIGAPKAVRAVAQACGANRIAVAIPCHRVVRNDGALSGYRWGVARKRALLQKEGVQ from the coding sequence ATGGGAACCCAATCTGACCCAAGGTGGCAGGCGGTCGTTTCACGGGATGCATCGGCCGATGGCGGCTTTGTCTATGGCGTGAAAACCACAGGCGTGTACTGCCGGCCATCCTGCCCCGCGCGCAGAGCGAAACCTGCCCATGTCACCTTTTTCGCGACTGGCAGGGAGGCGACCGCGGCGGGCTATCGGCCGTGCCTCCGATGCCGGCCCAATGACGGCCCGCGGGGAGAGCGCGAAGCCGCCATGGTGGCGAGGGCCTGCCGGCTTATTGAGGCGGCTGAAAGCCCCGTGAGGCTAGAGAGGCTTGCGACTGCGGTCGGCCTCAGCCCCTCGCATCTGCATCGGCAGTTCAAGGCCATTACCGGGGTCACGCCTCGGGCGTATGGAGCGGCGGCGCGCATGCGCCGGATGCGTGACGAGCTAGGCGATAAGCAGACCAGCATAACCGCTGCGATCTATGATGCGGGTTTTGCCTCGAACAGCCGTTTCTATGAGACGTCGAACGAAGCGCTGGGTATGACGCCCACGCGTTTCCGCAGCGGCGGAGAAGGGGCGGCCATCCGCTTCGCCGTCGGCGAATGCTCGCTTGGTTCGATCCTCGTCGCGGCGACGGAGAAGGGTGTTTGCGCCATCACATTGGGCGACGATCCGGAGCAACTGGTCCGCGAGCTGCAGGATCGCTTCCCCAAGGCGGAGATGATTGGGGGGGACCAAGCCTTCGAGGCGATGGTCGCCAAGGTGGTCGGCTTTGTGGAGGCGCCGGCGCTCGGGCTCGACCTGCCGCTTGATGTGCGCGGCACCGCGTTCCAGCAGCGCGTCTGGGATGTCCTGCGCACGATCCCCGTCGGCCAGACCGCGAGCTATGCCGAGATCGCCGAACGGATCGGGGCGCCAAAGGCGGTTCGTGCCGTCGCGCAGGCGTGCGGCGCGAACAGGATCGCCGTCGCCATTCCATGTCACCGCGTCGTGCGCAATGACGGAGCGCTGTCCGGCTATCGTTGGGGCGTTGCGCGCAAGCGTGCACTTCTCCAGAAGGAGGGGGTGCAATGA
- a CDS encoding 2OG-Fe(II) oxygenase produces the protein MIPLATAAQQSAGRAANPDGGIARFDWEDLTAALDAWGCATLEALLPAAQCRDIAALYSQEALFRSHIHMARHGFGKGEYRYFKYPLPPVLADLRQQLYPHLARVANNWNEKLGIPQRYPLSHADFLRQCNEAGQTRPTPLLLQYGPGDFNCLHQDLYGDLAFPLQVAILLSEPGQDFMGGEFVLTEQRPRMQSRAEVVPLRQGDAVIFAVNDRPVAGTRGTYRVKMRHGVSRVRSGQRHTVGIIFHDAR, from the coding sequence ATGATCCCGCTTGCAACAGCGGCGCAGCAGTCCGCTGGTCGAGCGGCAAATCCGGATGGCGGCATCGCGCGCTTCGATTGGGAGGACCTCACGGCTGCCCTCGACGCCTGGGGATGCGCAACCCTCGAGGCGCTGCTTCCGGCGGCGCAGTGTCGCGACATCGCCGCACTCTACTCGCAGGAGGCGCTTTTTCGCAGCCATATTCACATGGCCCGCCATGGTTTTGGCAAAGGCGAATATCGCTACTTCAAGTATCCGCTTCCCCCTGTACTGGCAGATCTTCGCCAACAGCTTTATCCCCATCTCGCGAGGGTCGCCAATAACTGGAATGAAAAGCTCGGGATACCCCAGCGTTATCCGCTGTCGCATGCGGATTTCCTGCGACAATGCAACGAGGCGGGGCAGACGCGACCCACACCTTTGCTGCTGCAATATGGGCCGGGCGATTTCAATTGCCTGCATCAGGATCTGTACGGGGATCTCGCCTTCCCCTTGCAGGTCGCCATTCTCCTCTCCGAGCCCGGGCAAGATTTCATGGGTGGTGAATTCGTCCTGACAGAGCAGCGTCCGCGGATGCAGAGCCGGGCGGAGGTGGTGCCGCTGCGCCAGGGCGACGCTGTCATCTTCGCGGTGAACGATCGACCGGTGGCGGGCACGCGTGGCACCTATCGTGTCAAGATGCGCCACGGCGTCAGCCGTGTTCGCTCGGGCCAGCGGCATACCGTCGGCATCATTTTCCATGATGCACGATAG
- a CDS encoding methylated-DNA--[protein]-cysteine S-methyltransferase, with translation MMHDRIASSALILDTVETPLGGFLLLSDRQGVLHGADFADCEARLLALLRRGRRTASPAIERGAAPVALKRRLADYFGGDVSAIDGIVLAPRGTNFQQVVWAALRTVPAGSTLTYAAMAGALGRPTAVRAVGHANGANPFCIIVPCHRLTGADGGLVGYSGGLARKRWLLDHEHRHANPA, from the coding sequence ATGATGCACGATAGGATCGCTTCTTCCGCCTTGATCCTGGATACCGTCGAAACGCCTCTCGGCGGTTTTCTGCTCCTGAGCGACAGGCAGGGGGTGCTCCATGGCGCCGATTTTGCCGATTGCGAGGCACGCTTGCTGGCGCTGCTCCGCCGGGGCCGAAGGACCGCATCACCCGCTATAGAACGTGGCGCGGCGCCGGTCGCCTTGAAGCGCAGGCTGGCAGATTATTTCGGAGGCGATGTCAGCGCGATCGATGGCATCGTACTCGCGCCGCGCGGTACCAATTTCCAGCAGGTCGTCTGGGCTGCGCTGCGCACGGTGCCAGCAGGGTCGACGCTGACCTATGCCGCCATGGCGGGAGCCCTCGGGCGCCCGACGGCGGTGCGCGCGGTCGGTCATGCCAATGGCGCCAACCCGTTCTGCATCATCGTTCCCTGCCATCGCCTCACGGGCGCGGATGGGGGGCTTGTCGGATATAGTGGGGGGTTGGCGCGCAAGAGATGGCTGCTCGACCATGAGCACCGCCACGCCAATCCCGCGTAG
- a CDS encoding DUF763 domain-containing protein — MAHRAGSANLPLHGGRVPPWLGQRMTKLGALISEAIVQHYGRDELLRRLAHPFWFQSFGAVMGMDWHSSGITTSVIGALKRGLTPMASELGIHVCGGRGAHSRKTPDELVTIGERVGFDGAALAQTSRLVAKVDSAAVQDGFDLYLHGFIVTDEGSWVIVQQGMNGDRRQARRYHWHSEGLESFLDSPHAAIEGRQQGEIINLADRRAAPSRRNQLTFLSEAGPDAILRELARLSGATAPEAPSPSAQQPLLPHLDMPAHHDVRPADVVMRRLHGTLAAAADRGPKDFNELLLVPGVGQRTVKALATVAEVVHGAPCRFSDPARFSFAHGGKDRHPFPVPLKVYDETIKVMKSAVEKGRLGRDEELAALKRLDDQARQMERYAKGPDFGAVVRREFEDAPLFGGRSVFGWEKDVKNQKNRA, encoded by the coding sequence GTGGCTCACAGAGCAGGAAGCGCCAATCTTCCCCTCCATGGAGGCCGCGTTCCGCCATGGCTCGGCCAACGCATGACGAAGCTTGGAGCGTTGATTTCCGAAGCCATCGTCCAGCATTATGGACGGGACGAATTGCTGCGTCGGCTTGCGCACCCCTTCTGGTTCCAGTCCTTCGGCGCCGTCATGGGTATGGACTGGCATTCGTCAGGCATCACCACGAGCGTAATCGGCGCGCTGAAGCGCGGCCTCACGCCTATGGCCAGTGAGCTAGGCATCCATGTCTGTGGCGGGCGTGGTGCCCATTCCCGCAAGACGCCCGACGAACTCGTGACGATTGGCGAACGGGTCGGCTTCGACGGGGCGGCCCTCGCGCAGACAAGCCGGCTCGTCGCGAAGGTCGACAGCGCGGCCGTGCAGGATGGTTTCGACCTCTACCTTCACGGCTTCATTGTCACCGATGAGGGATCCTGGGTCATCGTCCAGCAGGGCATGAATGGCGATCGCCGGCAAGCCCGGCGCTATCACTGGCACTCGGAGGGACTTGAAAGTTTCCTCGATTCCCCACACGCGGCGATCGAAGGCCGTCAGCAAGGTGAAATCATCAACCTCGCAGATAGACGAGCCGCACCATCGCGCCGCAACCAGCTCACCTTCTTGAGCGAGGCTGGTCCGGATGCCATCCTCCGCGAGCTCGCCCGCCTCAGCGGCGCGACCGCTCCTGAGGCGCCTTCCCCATCCGCTCAGCAGCCCCTGCTGCCCCACCTCGACATGCCGGCCCACCACGATGTCAGGCCGGCCGACGTCGTCATGCGGCGTCTGCACGGCACCCTGGCAGCAGCAGCCGACCGCGGCCCCAAGGATTTCAACGAACTTCTGCTGGTCCCGGGCGTGGGCCAGCGCACGGTGAAGGCGCTCGCGACAGTCGCCGAGGTCGTGCATGGTGCGCCGTGCCGCTTCTCTGATCCAGCCCGGTTCTCCTTCGCGCATGGCGGCAAGGACAGGCATCCCTTCCCTGTTCCGCTGAAGGTCTATGACGAAACCATCAAAGTGATGAAATCCGCGGTGGAGAAGGGACGTCTCGGCCGAGACGAGGAACTGGCCGCGCTCAAGCGCCTCGACGATCAAGCTCGTCAAATGGAACGCTACGCGAAAGGCCCCGATTTCGGAGCCGTCGTCCGCCGGGAGTTCGAAGATGCGCCGCTATTTGGCGGACGCAGCGTCTTCGGCTGGGAGAAAGACGTCAAAAACCAAAAAAACCGCGCGTGA
- a CDS encoding PAS domain S-box protein: protein MAKGGARDDAGAALASRRTPSGQPGTTRPREGAPLKRPATKNAFSDRSLSGLSLAAILDALPEAIYTTDETGRIIFHNKAATELWGAQPRLGQTRFCGSVTLYTPHGAVLPHDQSPLAVALHERRANRGREMVIERPDGTRVPVLAFPTPLFDEAGVLTGAVNMLADLSYRKVIDENAHRYAAIVESSDDAILAKDLDGTIISWNRGAERLFGYTAHETIGRPVLMLIPLDRQDEEPRILARIRAGERIDHFETVRRRKDGSLVEISLTISPVKDASGRIIGASKIARDSTERRRAEEQQHLLLREMDHRVKNLFALACGLVSLSARSAASAAELSKDLLERLTSLARAHALTVPQTSQASERTTQVTTLHALIGTILAPYDLRETSARPRTAINGDNIILTSGAVTSFALLLHEFATNAAKYGALSTPTGSVTIDCHADETELRLTWTERGGPAIDRHKENKGFGDVLTDATVKGQLGGQIERDWQREGLSIRLTIARERLSA from the coding sequence ATGGCAAAGGGCGGTGCAAGAGATGACGCGGGAGCCGCACTCGCGTCTCGCCGAACGCCATCTGGCCAGCCCGGAACAACTCGCCCCCGGGAAGGCGCGCCCCTCAAACGGCCCGCCACTAAAAACGCATTTAGTGACCGCAGCCTGTCCGGGCTGTCACTTGCCGCCATTCTGGACGCCCTGCCGGAGGCCATCTACACGACGGACGAGACGGGTCGGATCATATTCCATAACAAGGCAGCCACCGAATTGTGGGGCGCTCAGCCGCGGCTAGGGCAAACCCGTTTCTGCGGATCGGTGACGCTATATACGCCACACGGCGCCGTACTGCCGCACGATCAGTCGCCGCTCGCGGTCGCGCTTCACGAGCGGCGGGCCAACCGTGGCCGCGAAATGGTCATCGAGCGGCCCGACGGCACGCGCGTCCCAGTTCTCGCCTTTCCAACGCCGCTTTTCGACGAAGCCGGAGTCCTGACCGGCGCTGTCAACATGCTGGCGGATCTCAGCTATCGCAAAGTCATCGACGAGAACGCGCATCGCTATGCCGCAATCGTCGAGTCATCGGACGACGCCATCCTCGCCAAGGATCTGGACGGCACGATCATCAGCTGGAATCGCGGCGCGGAGCGCCTGTTCGGCTACACCGCCCACGAGACGATCGGCCGACCGGTGCTCATGCTCATACCGCTTGATCGGCAGGATGAGGAGCCACGGATCCTTGCGCGGATCCGTGCCGGCGAGCGCATCGACCATTTCGAGACCGTGCGGCGGCGCAAGGATGGGAGCCTCGTCGAAATCTCATTGACGATTTCACCCGTCAAAGACGCCTCCGGCCGCATCATCGGCGCGTCCAAGATCGCGCGCGACAGCACGGAACGGCGACGCGCCGAGGAGCAGCAGCATCTGCTGCTCCGCGAAATGGACCATCGCGTGAAGAACCTGTTCGCGCTGGCCTGCGGCCTCGTTTCTCTCAGCGCCCGCTCGGCCGCAAGTGCTGCGGAGTTGTCCAAGGACCTTCTCGAGCGGCTGACCTCTCTCGCCCGGGCCCACGCGCTCACAGTACCGCAGACATCGCAGGCAAGCGAGCGCACGACCCAGGTCACGACCCTCCACGCCCTCATAGGGACGATCCTCGCGCCTTATGATTTGCGTGAAACGTCTGCACGTCCCCGGACGGCCATAAACGGTGATAACATCATTCTCACCAGCGGCGCGGTCACGAGTTTTGCGCTGCTTCTGCATGAATTTGCGACCAACGCTGCAAAATACGGCGCCCTGTCAACGCCCACCGGATCGGTGACAATTGATTGCCACGCCGACGAAACCGAGTTGCGCTTGACCTGGACGGAACGCGGCGGGCCCGCCATCGATCGCCACAAGGAGAACAAGGGTTTCGGCGATGTTCTCACAGACGCGACCGTCAAGGGACAGCTTGGCGGCCAGATAGAGCGGGATTGGCAACGGGAAGGTCTTTCGATCCGCCTCACCATTGCGCGAGAACGCCTGAGCGCGTAG
- a CDS encoding short-chain fatty acyl-CoA regulator family protein: MARKLFAGDAVRSLREARGWTQIELAKRIGVSPSYMSQIEANQRSLSGTVVVELARVLRVNVSVFSDNDSDRLVGTLRELLSDPAFSPPDITLRELKALSLHAPRVGRALIDLHGLYRRLEERHRALDEALTTSGGSTGAPVQQSAFDEVRDYFHFIGNYVDSLDHAAEKLARQWGGAPGGTANALADHLEAGFKLTIERQTPTDGSHFVSRLDKERGRIVLNDTLPRATQSFALARHLAFLAYGEAIDELVASAAFHSPDAGKVCAAALANYFAGALVMPYSHILEEARRMRHDIERLATTFSVSMEQVCHRLSTLQRPGLEGIPTYFLRVDRAGNITKRHSATRFQFARYGGACPIWNIHEAFETPDRFLVQAAEMPDGARYLSIARAITKGEARFDALRLRYSIGFGCELAYASEFVYSDAVDLRNPSPLVKIGVSCRLCERADCYQRAVPPIDRRIAMDASRRNIIPYQVE; encoded by the coding sequence ATGGCGCGAAAATTGTTTGCCGGAGATGCCGTGCGCAGCCTGCGCGAGGCGCGCGGCTGGACACAGATCGAGCTCGCGAAGCGCATCGGCGTATCGCCGAGCTACATGAGCCAGATCGAGGCCAACCAGCGGAGCCTGTCCGGGACGGTCGTAGTCGAACTCGCGCGCGTGCTGCGTGTGAATGTTTCGGTCTTCTCGGATAATGACAGCGACCGGCTGGTCGGCACGCTTCGCGAACTCCTGAGTGATCCAGCCTTCTCCCCGCCGGACATCACGCTGCGCGAGTTGAAGGCCTTGTCGCTACATGCCCCCCGGGTAGGCCGGGCGCTCATCGATCTGCACGGCCTCTACCGACGCCTCGAGGAAAGGCATCGCGCACTCGACGAAGCTCTCACAACATCGGGCGGATCGACTGGCGCGCCCGTTCAGCAGTCAGCCTTCGACGAGGTGCGCGATTACTTTCATTTCATCGGGAATTACGTGGACAGCCTTGATCATGCTGCGGAAAAACTGGCGCGGCAGTGGGGCGGCGCGCCGGGCGGAACGGCCAATGCTCTGGCGGATCATTTGGAAGCGGGGTTCAAACTCACCATAGAGCGGCAAACGCCGACCGACGGCTCGCATTTCGTGAGCCGGCTCGATAAGGAGCGCGGACGTATCGTGCTCAATGATACGCTGCCACGCGCGACGCAATCCTTCGCGCTGGCCCGGCATCTCGCCTTCCTTGCCTATGGCGAGGCGATCGATGAGCTGGTCGCATCAGCGGCCTTCCACAGTCCGGACGCCGGCAAGGTCTGCGCGGCCGCGCTCGCCAATTATTTCGCCGGCGCGCTCGTCATGCCTTACAGCCACATCCTTGAGGAGGCGCGCCGCATGCGGCACGACATCGAGCGGCTGGCAACGACTTTCAGCGTCAGCATGGAACAGGTCTGCCACCGCCTCTCGACGCTGCAGCGCCCCGGGCTGGAGGGCATCCCGACCTATTTCCTGCGCGTCGACCGCGCCGGCAATATCACCAAGCGGCACAGCGCCACGCGTTTTCAGTTCGCGCGCTACGGCGGCGCCTGCCCGATCTGGAACATCCACGAGGCGTTCGAGACGCCGGACCGCTTCCTGGTCCAGGCGGCCGAGATGCCGGACGGCGCGCGCTACCTCTCCATCGCGCGGGCGATCACCAAGGGCGAGGCCCGTTTCGACGCCTTGCGCTTGCGTTACTCTATCGGCTTCGGCTGCGAACTTGCCTATGCAAGCGAGTTCGTCTATTCGGATGCCGTGGACCTGCGCAATCCATCACCGCTCGTCAAGATCGGCGTCAGTTGCCGGCTATGCGAGCGAGCCGATTGCTACCAGCGCGCCGTGCCGCCTATCGACCGGCGGATCGCCATGGATGCGAGCCGCCGCAACATCATTCCCTATCAGGTGGAGTAA